TTAACGGGATGTTTCCCTTTTTTGTCTGTTCTTCATACGAACTAACAATGGTTTCCAGCTGCTGAAGCTGAAGATTATACTTCTTTAAGGTAAGCAGATCAAAATATACAGAAAACAGATTATTATGGAGCTGATATTTAAGATTTCTTAATAGATCTTCTAATTCCAATTCGGCCAGCCGGGTGTTTTGCCGGGCTAACTCAACCTGTTTTTTTCGTTTGCCACCCAACAGGATCAATTGGTCAAATTCAAATGCCTTTTCCCCTGCCTCACCCACATAGAATAGCTTTTTATTATCTGCATCCCAAATATTCAAACCAGCTGTAAACTGCGGATTGGGATATAAACCTGCCTGGATTTCCAGCGTTTTTTGCGCGTTTATATTAAACTGCCCCGCAATCAATAACAGGTTTTTTTCAAGAAATAACTTATCGGCTTTATCTAATGTTAGTGAAAGACTGTCTTGTGCATTTAGCAATAATGTAGTTAGTACGAAAAGTGCCGTAAGAATCGCTTTACAATATTTCATGCGCCCGTTCTTTAACGTGAGAATTAAAATAGACAGCCCCCCCTTCCAATTCAGGGGGCTAATTATGTGACGGAAAACTGCAGAGAGAAGATAATTAAAAAATGGAGGGTAAAAAAATGCATTTTGAACCAGCCCAGGGAAACCGGTATAGCCGGTTTGGGGCCTACTGGATCCCCCATAGAAGCAGGTTCAGCCTTCATCGCCCCCGCAATTGCCGGTAATGGCGCATGTAAATGGACGTTTATTTGCATCCGGCGGGTTTGTAGCAACATGTTCCGTTCATAAAGCAACATATTGCTGCTTTAAGTATAATAAGACCTGTGTAAAGTGATTTTCCCGGTCTTTAAGTGAAAGGTCAGGCAAATGAATGAATCTGCGCTATAAAAAAGTTAGTTATTTATAATTACAAGTGAACTTTTAGTGGAATCAATGGAGTTACAATAATAATTGTGCAGCAAGGGGAATAAAAATATTTTTCGACCGTCAGGTAATGAACTCCAACCAAAAAGTAATTATCTTTTACTGAAATAATGTTACTTGTGATAAAGAAAAATTATCTCCGGTGAAAAAGTAAGTATCGGCCCCCAAAAAGTAATTATCTCCCAGGAAAAAGTAAGCATCGTCCCAAAAAAATAATTATCTCCGGGTAAAAAGTAAGTATCGCCACCAAAAAATAATTATCTCCGGATAAAAAGTAAGTATCAGCCCCCAAAAAGTAATTATCTCCCGGCAAAAAGTAAGTATCGCCCTCAAAAAGTAATTATCTCCGGGTAAAAAGTAAGTATCGCCCTCAAAAAGTAAATATCTCCCGGTGAAAAGCATGACCTTAATAACAGATCGCCTAAATACGATCCGGTTTCTGGTTTGACGTTAGTTGAATATGTGGATGACAATCGTAACCGGCCCCGAGGACAGGAAACAATATACACTAACTGTTGAATATTCCGGGTATTTCGAGCTTGTACCCCCTGCCATGAACATTCGTTATTCTCAGTTCCGGGTCATGGCTTAGTTTCTTTCGAAGTTTGGAGATAAACATGTCCAGGCTGCGGCCGGTGATAACTCCTTCGTTGATCCAGATTTCCTGCATCAGTGTTTCCCGGGGGACCAGTTCCCCGAAACTTTTATTGAGCAATTCCAGCACCTTGTATTCTTTGGTGGTAAGGCTAATTACCTCACTTCCCAATAGTAAACGCTGATTCTCGGGATCGACTAAAAATTTTCCCAGCGCAGCCAATTCCGGAACCGACTTTTTTACTATAGAATTGTTTTGATTCTCCACTGGCCCCGGTGTTGCTTTTTTCCAAACACGCCCAGATAATAAGGCAACACACAACAGCAACAGTATGCCACCATATATTACATTACTTAACAGGTTGCCGGAAGTGGTGGTTTTGAAGCCTGAAGGTGTTGGCTTGGTTTCCAATGGATCAACCTGGGCCGAATTAAAAGTAAATTCGATCGTGTAACAACCTGGTGGCTGACTTCTGCGGCTGCAAGCAAGGATGTCTGGAAAGGTATTATTTAGCTGGAAGCCAAAGGCGATGTCGCCTGTGGTGCAATCATGTACCGTAACGGTGTAACCGGAAGGGAACTGTGTTTTGGGAAGCAGGCTCTTTGTTAGCACAACGAGCGAATCGTGATTAAAAATAAATTCATGTTCGAATTTGAGCAGAAACGTACCTTCTTTAACTTCGGTAACCGGCAATACCCGTGAAGTGGAGTCGCCCGCCTGCAGCAGCAGCCGGTGCCCAATCTGACGGATAATGAGGTTTACCCGCTTCACCTGTAAGTCGCGATCGGAATGTTTTGTGAAAGACAAGGCAATAAAAAAAATAGCGGGCATTGCGATGGCAATGGCGGGGATCATCACCAACCGGTTACTGAAAAAGCCGGTAAAAGCTGAGTTTACACGCATTTACATTTCTTTTTACAAGTGTTTTTCATGAAAGGCCAGCGCAGATGCGTACGTTTGAAGAGTGAAGCTAAAAAACTTTCGTTATACAAACCAAACCTTATAGGGCTACAGATATAAGGTACTCCCCGTTGGCGAAGGTGAGTTTGTGAACCCGGATGATGGAGCTTCATTGGTATTCGATACCAAAGACAGGAATGCCATAACAATGGTGCTTTTCGGAAGAGCAAAGTTCAGGAAGGTTATGTGAGAAATCTCTCTTATTTACTGACATCCCGAATTGAGAAACTTTATCGTGGTTTTGTTAAGATCGCTGTAGAACTGGTGCCCTGCGAACATCACATCTATCTGCATGTTTACAAAATAACGCTGCAGCACATTCAATGAATTATAAGTTGGATAGGCAGCTGAATTAGCCAGGCAAATTTTTGAAACACTGTCAGAGTTTGCTTTTATAAAGTTTTTACTGGTAAGCCAGTTGTTATTCTTTAACTCTTTGAAAAACGCCGTGGAAGTAGCAACGCTGATATCAGATTCCCGCGCAAACCGCTCGGGATAAACCGGGCTACGGTCATTTATAAAATATTTGCTGCATATGCCGCGGCTGCTGAGTCCCTGCGAATAAGTAAGTGCATCGGCATTACCGGTAGGGCCCACTTCGGGCTGGTCGTCGTTCTTTGCCATGCAGAACTGGTAAGGGATGGTAGATACATCAAAGATCACTTTATATGCCTGCGCACAATAAGACACGCCTGTTTTAAATTTGAACAAATACGATAAGCAGCAGGAATAGGCGCCGCCATTGCTCATGCCGATCGAATACAGAGGCAACGACCGGTTAACAGAACCTCTTGTATAAAATGTATCGCGAATGGCTTTTATATTGCCCATATCAACATTGGTGGTACTATCAACCGGGCTTGTTTTCCATTGCAGGGAGCCATTACCGTTTATATCACTGTTCAAAGACACTTCTTCCGCTTCTGTAACAATGATGCCATACCCGGCCGTTACCAGGTCTTTCATCATTTGTATCCACTCATAATTGGTAACCAGGTTCAGCGCACTGCCATTGGAGCCATGCAACAGAAAAACCACTCCTTTTTGCGAAGCGGGAAAACAGGAATATACGTTCTTTGAAACGTTCACGCCTTTGATCTTCTCATACTTCAACGAAAGCGGCGTAATGGCCTTTTGGCTGGCGGTTACAGTCACATTCTGCGCCGGCATAATAAATATATTATGCCATTCACCGCTGTTCTGCAACAAACTGGTGTAGCCCGTCCACTGGTCAAATACGTAATTATCCGATGTGGGATTTCCCCAAATATGCACGGTATCACCGATCTTGTAAGTGCCGCTTCCATAACCGTTTACAACGGTAACGGCAGCGCTGTCTGAATTAGTGACTGGCGCAGGGGAATCATTGGACGACTTCTGACAGGAACAGAATAATAGTAAAGCGTTCAGGCTAAGGGCTAAAATGCGTTTCATACTTCATACAAAACGCGGCCTTGTATAAATAATTGTACTTATATCAATTATTCTGTACCTGTTGCAGGCTGCACTCCAGCTACGGTTTGGGCAATTCTTTGCGGGGAATCTTTGCATCCCGTTGAGCTGTATTATAAACAAAGCTGGCCACAATGATGGCCGCTTGCTTCAGGTCGTCTGCAACCAGGTGATCATAAGTATCCATATTGGTATGATGCGTACGGGTATCATATTCTAATTTGTCCTGGATGAATTGAAACCCGGGAATGCCAACCGCATCAAACGACAGGTGATCTGTACCGCCCGTATTATCGATGGTAAGTGTTTTGGCTCCCATATCATTAAAAGGGGCCAGCCAGCTGTTAAAAATGGGTCGCACCTGTTGATTTTGCTGCAGGTAAACGCCTCGGATCTTTCCGCTGCCATTGTCCAGGTTGTAATAAGCCGAGATTGTCGAATGCTCCGGCATCAGCTCCATTTTGGCTGGGTCGGCAAAGTGATTCTTTACATAATTGCGGGAGCCGAACAACCCTTCTTCTTCCCCACTCCACAACGCAATGCGAATGGTACGGCGTGGCTGCACGTTCAGGGCTTTCAGAATGCGAACAGCTTCCATCATTACAGCACAACCTGCCGCGTTATCGGTTGCTCCTGTAGCTGCATGCCAGGAATCAAGATGACCGCCCATCATCACCACTTCACTTTTAAGGGTGGGATCTGTTCCGGGTATCTCCGCCAGCACATTATACGCTTTGAGATCATCCTTGTAAAACGAAGTTTTTACATCCGCCTCAATTTCCACTTTCTGACCATTACCTATCAGGCGTTGCAAACGCAGGTAATCATCGCTTGACAACATGACGTTGGCTGGAACTTCTTCTGCATCTTTCGCATAAGAGCCGCCCCCGCCTACAAATACGGTCCCATCGTTTCCATTTGGGTTAAAGCTTAAGATCAATGCAGGCTTTTCCTTATTCAGCAGCTGATTGATCCGGCGTTGCATCTCAACCGGTACCCAATTGCCCGTTTGCTGCCGGCGGCGGCTTTCGACCTGTGGCTTGGGTTCGGCTGCAGCCATCTTTTCCAACGCAGAATCTGTAAACCGGCCGGCATCAGCTTCAAAGGACGGTTTCAGTGTAGTTGGCGTCCATATCATCACAATCTTTCCTTTTAACTTACCTGTATATGGTGCAAAATCAAGCGTGTCTTTTATTTTCAATAAAACAATCTCACCACTAAGCATCTTTTTACCAGGAGTTCCACCCGTCCAGGCGCGTGGAATAGCCAGTAAGGGTTGGTAATAGGGCGCCGTCATGGCTACATAGCAATGCTCCTGTTGCCAGCCTTTACCAAACTCTCCCCAGGGTTCCAGTTGGGCATTTACCAGGCCCATTTTTGTAAACTCATCCTTAGCCCAATTGGCAGCACGCATAAAACCAGGCGAGGCGGTCAAACGCGGACCACTTACATCCGTTAGATGAAAGGCAATTTCCATGACATGCGAATTATCTGTTCCTTCTTTTTTGATTTTGCCGATCATGTCCAGGTCAACTTTTTCCTGGGCTAACGATGCGAGTGGTAT
The Niastella koreensis GR20-10 genome window above contains:
- a CDS encoding winged helix-turn-helix domain-containing protein, with product MRVNSAFTGFFSNRLVMIPAIAIAMPAIFFIALSFTKHSDRDLQVKRVNLIIRQIGHRLLLQAGDSTSRVLPVTEVKEGTFLLKFEHEFIFNHDSLVVLTKSLLPKTQFPSGYTVTVHDCTTGDIAFGFQLNNTFPDILACSRRSQPPGCYTIEFTFNSAQVDPLETKPTPSGFKTTTSGNLLSNVIYGGILLLLCVALLSGRVWKKATPGPVENQNNSIVKKSVPELAALGKFLVDPENQRLLLGSEVISLTTKEYKVLELLNKSFGELVPRETLMQEIWINEGVITGRSLDMFISKLRKKLSHDPELRITNVHGRGYKLEIPGIFNS
- a CDS encoding InlB B-repeat-containing protein gives rise to the protein MKRILALSLNALLLFCSCQKSSNDSPAPVTNSDSAAVTVVNGYGSGTYKIGDTVHIWGNPTSDNYVFDQWTGYTSLLQNSGEWHNIFIMPAQNVTVTASQKAITPLSLKYEKIKGVNVSKNVYSCFPASQKGVVFLLHGSNGSALNLVTNYEWIQMMKDLVTAGYGIIVTEAEEVSLNSDINGNGSLQWKTSPVDSTTNVDMGNIKAIRDTFYTRGSVNRSLPLYSIGMSNGGAYSCCLSYLFKFKTGVSYCAQAYKVIFDVSTIPYQFCMAKNDDQPEVGPTGNADALTYSQGLSSRGICSKYFINDRSPVYPERFARESDISVATSTAFFKELKNNNWLTSKNFIKANSDSVSKICLANSAAYPTYNSLNVLQRYFVNMQIDVMFAGHQFYSDLNKTTIKFLNSGCQ
- a CDS encoding M28 family metallopeptidase; its protein translation is MRKFLIAFCFIPLASLAQEKVDLDMIGKIKKEGTDNSHVMEIAFHLTDVSGPRLTASPGFMRAANWAKDEFTKMGLVNAQLEPWGEFGKGWQQEHCYVAMTAPYYQPLLAIPRAWTGGTPGKKMLSGEIVLLKIKDTLDFAPYTGKLKGKIVMIWTPTTLKPSFEADAGRFTDSALEKMAAAEPKPQVESRRRQQTGNWVPVEMQRRINQLLNKEKPALILSFNPNGNDGTVFVGGGGSYAKDAEEVPANVMLSSDDYLRLQRLIGNGQKVEIEADVKTSFYKDDLKAYNVLAEIPGTDPTLKSEVVMMGGHLDSWHAATGATDNAAGCAVMMEAVRILKALNVQPRRTIRIALWSGEEEGLFGSRNYVKNHFADPAKMELMPEHSTISAYYNLDNGSGKIRGVYLQQNQQVRPIFNSWLAPFNDMGAKTLTIDNTGGTDHLSFDAVGIPGFQFIQDKLEYDTRTHHTNMDTYDHLVADDLKQAAIIVASFVYNTAQRDAKIPRKELPKP